In Miscanthus floridulus cultivar M001 unplaced genomic scaffold, ASM1932011v1 os_1464, whole genome shotgun sequence, the following proteins share a genomic window:
- the LOC136534072 gene encoding calcium-dependent protein kinase 17, which yields MGNTCVGPSAPSDRHSFFNSVSLAVLWRPPAAAAAARAEPSSTTEPSSSTPSSTPSRAPEPVTISDSEHPPHSTSTYTASVPAAAPPNPNGKQPKPKPKVKRVQSAGLLAGSVLRRDSERLKDLYTLGKKLGQGQFGTTYQCVEKATGKHFACKSIAKRKLVTEEDVEDVRREIQIMHHLAGHPNVVSIVGAYEDAVAVHLVMELCAGGELFDRIIQRGHYSEKAAAQLARVIIGVVEACHSLGVMHRDLKPENFLFVNQKEDAPLKAIDYGLSIFFKPGEIFLDVVGSPYYVAPEVLKKRYGCEVDVWSAGVIIFILLSGVPPFWDESEQGIFEQVLKGDLDFSSDPWPSISESAKDLVRKMLNRDPRKRLTAHEALCHPWVCVDGVAPDKPLDSAVLTRLKQFSAMNKLKKMALRVIAENLSEDEIAGLREMFNMLDTDNSGQITLEELKSGLKRIGANLKDSEITTLMEAADIDNSGSIDYGEFLAATLHLNKVEREDNLFAAFSYFDKDGSGYITHDELQKACEEFGIEDAHLEDIIRDIDQDNDGRIDYNEFVTMMQKGNNPLGKKGHCQMSFGLREALKLG from the exons atGGGGAACACCTGCGTCGGCCCCAGCGCCCCCTCGGACCGCCACAGCTTCTTCAACTCCGTCTCCCTCGCCGTGCTCTGGCGccccccggccgccgccgccgccgcccgcgccgagCCTTCCTCGACCACTGAACCCAGTTCCTCCACTCCCTCCTCGACTCCCTCCAGGGCCCCTGAGCCCGTCACCATCTCCGACTCCGAGCACCCGCCACACTCCACCTCCACCTACACCGCATCAgtccccgccgccgcgccgcccaaTCCTAACGGCAAGCAGCCCAAGCCCAAGCCCAAGGTGAAGCGCGTGCAGAGCGCGGGCCTCCTCGCGGGCTCCGTGCTGAGGCGCGACTCCGAGCGGCTCAAGGACCTCTACACCCTGGGCAAGAAGCTCGGGCAGGGGCAGTTCGGCACCACCTACCAGTGCGTCGAGAAGGCGACGGGGAAGCACTTCGCCTGCAAGTCCATCGCCAAGCGGAAGCTCGTCACCGAGGAGGACGTCGAGGACGTGCGCCGCGAGATCCAGATCATGCACCACCTGGCCGGCCACCCCAACGTCGTGTCCATCGTCGGAGCCTACGAGGACGCCGTCGCCGTGCACCTCGTCATGGAGCTGTGCGCCGGAGGGGAGCTGTTCGATAGGATCATACAGCGCGGGCACTACTCCGAGAAAGCCGCCGCACAGTTGGCCCGGGTGATCATTGGGGTTGTCGAAGCATGCCATTCGCTCGGGGTGATGCACAGAGACCTCAAGCCGGAGAATTTCTTGTTTGTCAACCAAAAGGAGGATGCACCGTTAAAGGCTATCGATTACGGGCTCTCCATCTTCTTCAAACCAG GTGAAATATTTTTGGATGTCGTTGGAAGTCCTTATTATGTTGCACCTGAGGTTCTGAAGAAACGCTATGGCTGTGAGGTGGATGTGTGGAGTGCAGGTGTAATAATTTTTATCTTATTGAGCGGGGTTCCTCCATTTTGGGATG AATCTGAACAAGGGATATTTGAACAAGTTCTGAAAGGCGATCTTGATTTTTCATCTGATCCCTGGCCCAGTATTTCCGAGAGTGCAAAGGATTTGGTCAGGAAGATGCTAAACCGTGATCCCAGAAAGAGATTGACTGCACATGAAGCTCTAT GTCATCCCTGGGTTTGTGTAGATGGAGTGGCTCCTGACAAACCTCTGGATTCTGCTGTTTTAACCAGATTGAAACAGTTTTCTGCAATGAATAAACTAAAGAAGATGGCCCTTAGG GTCATTGCTGAAAATTTGTCCGAAGATGAAATTGCAGGATTGAGAGAAATGTTCAATATGCTGGACACTGACAATAGTGGGCAGATCACGttggaggaactaaaaagtgGTTTGAAGAGAATTGGTGCTAACTTAAAAGACTCTGAAATTACAACACTAATGGAGGCG GCAGATATTGATAACAGTGGTTCCATTGATTATGGAGAGTTCCTAGCTGCAACTTTGCATCTGAACAAAGTTGAGCGAGAAGATAACCTCTTTGCAGCATTCTCATACTTTGATAAAGACGGCAGCGGTTACATAACTCATGATGAGTTACAAAAAGCATGCGAGGAATTTGGTATAGAAGATGCACACCTAGAAGATATCATTCGTGACATTGATCAAGACAAT GATGGCCGGATCGACTACAATGAGTTTGTAACCATGATGCAGAAGGGAAATAACCCGCTAGGGAAAAAAGGGCATTGTCAGATGAGCTTTGGTCTTAGAGAAGCATTGAAGCTTGGCTAG